The Desulfococcus multivorans DNA window CATGGGCAACAAAATAGCCGACGGCGACATCCTCGTTACCGGCGGGGGCGGATTTCTGGGCGGCGCCATCGTTCGGGAACTGGTTCAGCAGGGCGAAACCGTTCGGACCTTCTCCCGGGGACACTATACCGGCCTCGATGATCTCGGCGTTCGCCAGATCCGCGGAGACCTGACCGATCCCGAGGCGGTGGAACGCGCCTGCCGCGGCGTCGAGGTCGTCTTCCACACAGCGGCCAAACCCGGCGTCTGGGGGGATGGAAAGGTCTATTACAGCGCCAATGTGACGGGTACCGGGAACATCCTTCGAGCGTGCCGGAAAACCGGGGTCGCCCGGCTGATCCATACCAGCTCTCCCAGCGTCATCTTCGACGGCACCGATATGGAAGGCATCGATGAAACCGCACCCTACCCGACATATTACACCGCCCACTATCCCCGGACCAAGGCCCTGGCCGAGCAGGCAGTGGTCGCCGCCGCAGCGGAAGGACTTCCGGCCGTCGTTATCCGTCCGCACCTGATCTGGGGGCCGGGCGATCCCCACTTGACACCCCGGATCCTGAAAAGGGCCGCCCGTCTCAGAATTGTCGGAAACGGCCGGAACCGGGTCGACACTATTTACATCGACAACGCGGCAAAGGCCCACCTGCTCGCGGCTCAGGCCCTTCGAGATCGTCCCGAGATCTCCGGCCGCATCTATTTCGTCAGTCAGGACGATCCGATCCCCCTGTGGGACATGATCAACGCGATTCTCGCCGCCGCCGGGAAGCCGCCGGTGCGACGGACCATCTCCAAACGGCAGGCCGCTTTTGCCGGACATCTTATGGAATGGCTGTACCGTGCCTTCCGCCTCCCCGGCGAACCCCCCATGACGCAGTTTGTCGCCGAAGAATTGGCCACTGCCCATTGGTTCGACATCACTGCTGCGAAAAGAGATTTGGGGTACCGGCCGGAAATTTCCATAGCGGAAGGGCTGAAAAGGCTTGCCGATTCCCTGTCCCCCCTCCGGAAACAAGCGGTTCCTTAATCTCGAAATCTCCTCCGGAGCGACCTGCTGGTTCAAGCATCGAATGGTTCAGGGGCGTCTGTCCCCCAGAATCCATTTTTTCAGGGCCCGGGTAATCCAGCGGCCCAACGGCGCTGCGGCGACATATCCGATGACGGCGATCATGAAAAACAGCACCACTCCGCCGGCCGCCCCCAGGTCCTGAGGCCGAATCCGGGGAACCACAACCCATGCGGCGATGAGACCTGTGATAATCTGCCAGGTGTCCGGCAGGAAGAGCACATAAAAGAAGATGTAACCGAAACGCCATTGTCTTTTTCGCAAAACAACACCTCTTGATCGTCATGATTTGGAGACTGACTGGAGGTACCCTATAGCAGTTCCGGAAGTTTCATGCAATTCCACTTCGACGCCCGCTGAAATTGTCATCCCGCCGGCATTCCGAACGCCTCGTTCCCGATCTGCGAGAAGAGAACCCTTGCGAAGCCTCGTCAAAATGGGCTATAAATTCGCGATCAGCCGACGGGAAGCGTCGGTCGGTCGACCCGTTTCACCGAAGGAAGGCACTGAAACGGCATCTCCCTTGAATCGCCGCCGGAAAGCGCCGGTCGGCAAAACCGAAGCCATAAGATGAAACCCAGGAGACGACTCAATGATCAAGGCGAACACCCTGAAGAAGGGAAATATCGTGGATATCGGCGGCCAGCCCCATCAGGTCAAGGATATGGAAGTCCAAACCCCCTCGGCCCGGGGCAGCAACACGCTCTACAAGGTCCGGTTCACCAATGTGGTCACCGGACAGAAGCTGGATCAGACCTTCAAAGGTAACGACACCCTGGAAGAACTGGAGATGGAGCGCCGTCCCGTCAGCTTCATTTTTCGAAATCAGGACATGTATACCTTCATGGACAGCGAGAATTTCGAACAGTACACGCTGGGGGAAGCGAGCCTGGAGGGAAAGACGGAATGGCTCGTGGAAGGCCTGGAGGAGATCACGGCCCTGTTGTTGAACGGTCGCGTCATGGCCGTCGAACTGCCGGCATCCATCGACCTTGAGATCGTCGATACCGCTCCGGCCCTCAAAGGCGCTTCAGCCACCAACCGCAACAAGCCCGCGACCCTTTCAAACGGGATGACGGTTCTCGTTCCCGAATACCTCACCCCAGGAGAGATGATTCGGGTTAACACCGAAACCGGAAAGTTCATGTCCAGGGTCAAATCGTAATGCGGCTCGAACCGCATACCGTTAAGCCTGGCAGATCATTAAAAAGGGACATCCGCTGAAGCGGATGTCCCTTTTTTAAACTATGTATGCGGCCGGAGCGTTAAACGACCGTCACGTTCACGGCGGCAGGTCCTTTTTGGCCCTGCTCGATGTCAAAGGTGACCCTGTCGCCCTCATCAAGGGATTTGAAGCCGCTTGCATTGATCCCTGAATGGTGAACAAATACATCCGGTCCGTTTTCCTGTTCGATGAATCCATAACCCTTGCTGCTGTTAAACCATTTTACAATTCCATCAGCCATCGTGGTAAATCCTCCATGTTAAAAAATTTTTTTCCGGGTTCCAAACTTCAGGCTACCACTTTGACAAATGGACCTTTCCTTTAGAACGAAACCGGCCCGTCAACCGCGACCGGGCCCTTACTAATGATCGTTATACTATCATATTCAAGGAAAAAATCAAGATTATTTTTAAAATATCGGAAATTTATTTCCAGCCGTAGAATTGCGTCACGCTAAAAAATTGACAGACGGCCGTCATTCCTTTACACAGATGGAAAGGGCGCCATTGAAGGGCCGAGTGTCCCCGGGTTTGAAAATGAAGCCGTACCGTTTGAAGAAAGAAAAACCGAAAAGCCGTACGCCGGGAAAGGAATCGAGAATGAAGGTGTTGATAGCGAATCGGGAGGAGACCACCAGACTGATGCCCATGGATGCCTGTATCGATAGCATGGAAGACGCCCTCAGGCTTCTCGACCAAGGCGACGCCGTTATGCCGTTGCGACAGATGCTCGCCCTGCCCGACAGCAAGAACATCCTGGCACTGATGCCCGCCCACCTTGGCGGCATCGGATCGGTAGGCGTGAAGGTGATCACCATCTTTCCGGGAAATCACGGCACGGAATACGACAGCCATCAGGGTGCCGTGCTGCTCTTTGACACCGAACACGGTCGTCTCCAGGCCATCGTGGACGGAACGGCCGTCACGGCGATCCGGACGGCCGCCGTCAGTGGGGCGGCCACCCGTCATCTCGCCCGCCCCGATGCGAGCGACCTCGCCATTATCGGCTCGGGCACTCAGGCCGGAACCCATCTGGAGGCCATGCTGACGGTCCGGGAGATCCGACGGATTCGCATTTTCAGCCGCTCGACAGCGAGAGCAGATGCCTTTGCCGCCACGGCGGAAAAAAAATTCGGACGAGCCGTCGAGGTGATAAAAACGGCGAAGGCCGCCGTTGAAGGCGCCGACATCATCTGTACCACCACCGCCGCTCACGCGCCTGTCGTCATGGGGGATTGGATTTCTCCAGGCGCCCATATCAATGCCGTCGGCGCCTATCAACCCCATACACGGGAACTGGATACGGCTGCCGTGGCAGGCGCCCGGCTCTATGTCGACCGCCTCGAGTCGGCTCTCCGGGAGGCCGGCGAATTCATCATTCCCAGAAACGAGGGCGTCATCGACACAAACCATATCATCGGTGAACTCGGAGCGTTGCTGTCGGGACGGATCCCCGGGAGACAATCCCCCAGAGACATCACGCTGTTCAAATCTCTCGGCATCGCCGTCGAGGACCTGGCTGCGGCCCGTCTCATCCTGGATCAGGCCCTTAAAAAGAACATCGGCACCTTTGTGGATTTCGGCGGCGGGGAATCGGCGGCATAACCGGAGGCCGGATCAGGCATATGGCAAACCCCACGACAGTTTCAGGTCCGAAGGACCGCCAACTCTGCCGCATGACGGAGACCCGGCGGACGTGTTCCTATCTTCCCGAAAAATTCGCCGCACTGGAATACCGCCTCATCGCAGGTGCGACATCCGAAACCTGTGGACGGCTTGTGGCCCGGGGATGGCGTCGGTTCGGCATCTCCTTCTTTCGCCCCGCATGCGAAGACTGTACTGAATGCCGCAGCCTTCGTGTCGTCGTGGACCGATTTCGACCCTCCAAAAGTCAGCGTCGTTGTATAGCCCGAAACCTGAAAGTCGGAGCAGTTCTCAAACAACCCGGGATCAGCCGCGAACACGTACAACTCTACAATGCGTATCACGAGGACATGCATCATCGCCGCGGATGGCCTTACCGCCCCATAGAGACTCGGGAATATTTCGAATCCTTTGTCATGGGCGCCGGCGACTTCGGGCATGAGATCGCATATTACAAGGATACGCGTCTCGTCGGCATCGGGCTGGTGGACATCCTCCCCGGGGGAATTTCCAGCGTTTACTTCTATCATGACCCCGCCTGGCGACACTGCGGACCGGGTACTTTTTCGATTCTCCGGGAAATCCAATTGGCGAAAACGATGGGTATTCCCCACCTGTATCTCGGTTACTGCATCCGGGGGAACCCATCCATGAGCTACAAATCCCGGTTTGTCCCTCATGAAATTCTCGATCCCCGAACGAAGGGTCACCCATCTCCGTCCTGGCGCCCTCCCGCATAAACCCGCTGCCGGGCGAGCGCCGCCGCTGCAAGCGGTCCCACCGCCGAATCCACATAGTCATAGACACGAGCCCTGGTTTTGCCCGGCGCCGGCCGTAAAACACGGCCCAGGTATTGGAGAAGGCGCCCGCTGAACCTGACAGGAGTGGCGATGAATAAGGTTGCAAGATCCCTGCAGTCGAATCCCTCGCCCACCAGTTGACCGGTGGCCACCAGCACCCGGACCTCGCCGGCTCCAATGCCCTCGAGCACCGCCTTTCGCTGCCGAGGCGGAACATCCCCGGTCAGGAGCGCCGCTTCGATTTTATACCGATACCGCAGCAGCGACTGGAGGACCTCGCAGTGCCGTTTCCGATCCGAGAGCACCAGACAAACCCCCTGCCCCTTCAGGGCTTCCGCCGCCACATCCGCCGCGATGAGGTGATTCCGTCTGTCGTCTGCGGTAAGTTCGGACAGCATCTTCGCATATTCGCGGACCGGATCGTGATAGGGCGAGAAAGCGGTCTCCCGGACCACCACGTCGGCCGCCAGGATGTGGCCGCCTGCCACCAGATCTTCTTTTTCGATGACGTGGTGGACATCGCCAAGATACCAGAAGATCAGCTTGGAGAGCTTGTCCCGCCGCCAGGGAGTCGCCGTAAGCCCCAGCATGAAACGCGCATCGAAGGCGGAGACCGCATCCGTGAAGGTGCGGCTGGGGGTTCGATGGCACTCGTCTACGATAAGGAATCCCGTGTTCGGCGAAACCTCACGGCAGCACTTGCAGAGGGACTGGATCAGCGCCACGGTTACCGGCCTGCCCATCTGTTTTTTTCCCGCACCGATAAGCCCGATGTCGTTTTCGGCCACATCCAGAAACCGTTTGATGCGCTCGATCCACTGAAAAGCGAGTTCCCGGTTGTGCACCACCACCAGCGACGGCTGCCGCCGCCGGGCCATCATATAGAGGGCGATAACGGTCTTCCCGCTGCCCGTCGGGGCCGAAAGAACCCCGAACTCCTTTTTCAGCATCCGCTCCGCGGCCTCTTGCTGAAAAGGTTTGAGGACTCCGTTGAATACCAGCGCCGTTTCTCCAAATGAGCGCCGTCGGTCATCGATCTCACAGGGCACTCCCGCCCGTCGACACATCAGAAGGAGCTGGCGGACAAACCCCCGCGGGACGACGAGGTCGCCCCGGCGGGTTTTCTCATAGGCTCTCACGTACTTGGGCGTATCGCCGTTCCACCGGCCCATCCGTTCGTTTTCCGCCCACCGGGGGTTGAGAAAATTGAGTCGGCGCTTGATCTCGCCTTCGACGTCCTCCGGCACGTTCGACAGGATCAATTGATTGGCAATCAATATGTTCATGCTGACATTCTCTTCTTCCATCTCAACTTTCATAGGCCGGTGCTTTCCGGTCAACATCATGAAAATCGAAAGTTGAATTCCATGTTGAAAGCCCCGCTCTGCTTTCCAGGGAAGATCCGGTGGGTCCCGCTGAAAGTTCGGGATCAGGGCTTGCGAATCCCGTGGAATGCGGTGTGATTGAACAATAAGCCGCAGGAACGGGAAATGAAACGCTGCGCAGATATCGAAGTTCTGCGGGATCGTTATGATTGGCACTCTTCCCGGCGCCGGTCAATAAAGAATTTGTTTGACTTGTACGATCTAATTGCCTATTCAATCATGGAATTATCATCGGCATGAACCGATAGATCCATGGACCTCCCGATAATGATTTTGGCAAGGCCTGGCGATGACGGCATATTGAGAGCATATGTCGACGAAGGAGGTCGCCGTCAAAATCACTATCCGGAAGTCTATACAATTCATCTTCGAGAAGGGACAGACACCACGCCATATGAGCAGCAAAATCCTTATCAACGCCGTTGATCACGACGAATGCCGCATTGCCAAGGTTACGGACAGCAAACTGGAAGAGTTCAATATAGAAAACGCGGCCAGGGAGATCACCCACGGCAATATCTACAAAGGCATCATCACCCGGATCGAGCCCGGGCTTCAATCCGTATTTGTAGATTACGGCGCCGAACGGCACGGCTTTCTTCAAAAGCATGAAATTCACAGTGACTATTTCCAGGACAATCGTACCGGAGAGGATTCCATCAGCAATCTCGTTCGGCGGGGACAGGAACTCCTGGTTCAGGTGACCAAGGACCCCATCCTCAACAAGGGGGCCATGCTGACAACTTTCATCTCCCTGCCGGGACGTTACATCGTCCTGATGCCCGGAAGCAAGAACAAGGGCATTTCCCGGAAGATCGAGGACGAAGAGGAACGCAATCGCCTTAAAGAACTCCTCGGCATGCTCAAAATCCCGGACGGTTTCGGTCTCATTATTCGAACGGCCGGGGCAAGCTGCACCAAAACCCGCCTGGCGAAAGACCTCAGGTATCTCCTCACGCTCTGGAAAAACATCAACAAGAAAGGTATCGGCGAAAGCGCGCCTGCCCTGCTTTACAAGGAGCGTCATCTCGTCCTCCGCTCCATCCGGGATTCCTTCACCCACGATGTGAAGGAGATCCTCGTCGACACGGAATCGGTCTATCAGGAAATCAAAGATTTCATCCATATCATCTCGCCCAAGCATACCCGAATCGTAAAGCTCTACAAAGGGGACAAACCCATCTTTACCAAATATGAGCTGGAAGACCAGATTGCGTCCATTTACGAAAACCGGGTCGATCTGAAATCCGGCGGTTCCATCGTCATCGATCCTACCGAAGCGCTGGTCGCCATTGACGTCAACTCCGGGAAAAGCACCCAGAAACGCTCCATCGAGCAGACAGCGTTCTCCACCAACATCGAGGCCGCCGAGGAGATCGCGCGTCAGTTGAGACTCAGGGATCTGGGGGGGCTGATCGTCATCGATTTCATCGACATGCGGGAGTCCAAGCACAAACTGGAGGTAGAGCGGAACCTCAAATCTTTCATCAAACTGGACAAGGCCCGCATCAAGGTCGGACGGATTTCCCGTTTCGGCCTTCTCGAGATGTCCCGGCAGCGGATCCGCCCCTCCATCGAGTTCGGCAATTTCCAACCCTGTAAATATTGCGGTGGAAAGGGGCAGTTGCCTTCAACGGAAATGCTGGGGCTCAACATTCTGCGAAGACTGCAACTGGAAACATTGAAACAGGGAATCACCCGCGTCAAGGGCGTCGTACCTCTTGACGTCGCCGATTATCTGCTGAATAAGAAGAGAAGGGAGATTCTCGACCTGGAGGTTCGCCGCGACATCAGCATTCTCATAGAGGGGGATGCGGCCATGCTTCCCAAAGAGAGCACGATTACCAGCGAGTGATACGCTGCGTCGGGAGCGGATTCCGACCCTGGAATGAGCATGGAACGCGGTTTTTTGAAAGAGGGGGGCTTATGTCGAACTATCAGAGCGGCAGTAATCGAACATTCAAGATAATCCTCATACTGACCATTCTTCTGGTATTGGCGGTGGGCATCGGATGGTTCTGGTGGATGCAAAAAACCCATGCCCCGGCAACAACGCCCCTTCCGCCCCATTCTTCCCAAACCGTCCCGGAGGGTGAATCGCCGTCCGCGGGAATGGCGTTGGATTCCGTCGAGACAACGCAATCGCCGGGCCCCGTCGTTCACTACGACATCACCGACGATGAGTTCAAAAAGCTGATGTCCGAGAGAAAAGCCCAATTCGGACTGAAAGACAGCGTCGACATGATTGTCGAATCGGGCGAGACCCTCGAGGTCGGCGGAATCTCGCTTTCCATGGAGGAGATTCTCGAAAAAATCCGGATCAAGAGTGGAACGATATCGGAATCGGATCTGGGCCCCACCCTCTCCACCCTGAACGAAAAGGAGCGGATCGACCGCCTTTATACCCAGCTCAGAGAGAGCGAAAAACGCTTTGAGGCGTTGGAAGATGAACTCGAAAAAGCATCGCCGGATACACCTGATCTGGCGAAAAAGCTCAAGGAACACGAAAGCCTCCGAGAGGTGGTAAACGACTACCATGCGTACCGCAGCGCTCTTTCGGCGATTCGCGAATGGGAACTCGTCCGGAAACGCAGGGAATCAGGAGGAAACCCGGCTGAAGAAGCGGCCGTTCTGACCTTGCAGAAAACAGACCTCGAACGCCGCCTGACTGCTGGGATGGAATTCCCGGCGACGGATCCGGCGGTGGAAGACCGGCTGCTTGAGATTCTGAACGAATCCCGAACCCGATTGAAAGAAATCGATGAAGCCCTTACCGAAATCAAGGATCTGGCCGCCGCACCGACTCTCGTCCGGGAACGGACCGAGCTCGTCGATCGGATCACCGCGCTGGAAACATACGAAACCGTGCTCAACAGAATCGACAAACTTGAGACCTTTTCGACGATGACGGATGCCGAGGCAACGGCAAACATCGATGCAATATTGCAGGACCTTCACGTCACAGCCGACGAATTGGAGGATCGTCTGACGGATCGGCTGGTTCCCGATGCAAAAACCGAGGTCTACGGCATCTACATCGTCCGCCCCGGCGACAACATCTGGAATATCCATTTTCAATTTCTGAAGGAAAACTTCGCATCCAGAGGTATCCTCCTGTCCCCCGTCGCCGACGAACCCAACGAAAGGGGCGTCAGTTCAGGGGTGGGGAAAATTCTGAAATTCGCGGAGGGGATGGTTTACATCTACAACCTTCGTGAGCGCCGCCTTTCGGACAACGTCAACATCATTCAGCCCATGACCAAGATCATCGTTTTCAATATGGCCAAGGCCATCGATTTAATCAAGAAAATCGAGCGGGATGATATCAAGCGCATTCAGTTCGACGGGGAAACGCTCTGGCTGCCCGCAGAATAAAGGCCGGCATGGGCGTGCGCAAGGGAAAAAAATGGAAACCATTTGACGAACGTGGATATTTAAAGTATATGTGCGCCGTTTTGTTTACAAGAATCGGTCATTTGGAATTAAACTATATATTTTTTCAAGGAGGTTTGTTGTGATCGATATCGCTTATGCAATGGCCCCGCCTGCCGGCGGCGGCTCCGGAGGGGCCGGCGGGTTCGCCTCTTTCGTCCCCCTGATATTGATGTTCGTGATCTTCTATTTCCTGTTGATTCGTCCCCAACAGAAAAAGGCGAAGCAGCATCGCGAGATGGTCAATAATTTAAAAAAAGGCGACCGGATCATGACCAACGGAGGTCTTTACGGCCGAATCGTCGGTCTGGACGGAGACGCCATATCCCTCGAGATTGCCGATAAAGTCCGGGTCAAAATCAATCGGGGTTATGTCGGGTCCCTGCTTCAGGATACACCCCAAAAGCAGTCGAACAAAAACGACAAAGATTCCGACGATCTAAAATCCAAATAGATAGAGTATCCTCTTTAAAACCCCGTTTTAAATCGAGATGATTTTCGTTGTCCATCTCGTTTATCGGGGTTTTTCGCTATTGGTCAGTGGATTGCCCCCATCCTCGTTTGCCGGATGCATTGACCAAATCCACTCGTGAAAGGAACGGATCATTGAAGAACATCTCATGGAGGCTGATAATCGTTGGCATCGTCCTGACGGCTGCGGTCGTTTATCTTCTCCCGACAATCGCACCGGGTATGTGGCCACACAAACAGATCAATCTCGGGCTGGATCTCCAAGGCGGCATGCACCTCGTTCTCGAGGTCGATACGGATAAGGCCGTCGAAGGCACCGTAGGTCGTCTGACCCAGGAAATTCGAGACGCCCTCAAAAGCGAGCGGCTCAGATACACCCGGCTCGATCGGGTCGAGGGAAACGTCATCGTCCTCTCGATCCCGTCGACCGAGGATGAAAAAGTCAATGCCGTCCTGGACGGTGAGTTTCCCGAGCTGCGAATGATAGCGACATCCCGGGAAAACGATGCCGTCACATTGAGGATGGATTTGCCGGAAAAGGAAGTCGAGGGCATCAAGACCATGGCCGTGGCCCAGGCTCTGGAGACCATCCGGAACCGGATCGATCAGTTCGGCGTGAGCGAACCGGATATCCGGAATCAGGGTGAGAATCGTATCCTCATCCAACTTCCCGGCATTCGAGACACCCAACGGGCCAAAGAGTTGATCGGGCGAACCGCACAGCTGGAGTTCAAGCTTCTGGACGAGGTAAACACGCCCCAGGATTATGTCGATAAAACGCCTCCTCCGGGAACCGAGCTGTTGTGGCAGATCGACCGGGATCCCAATACCCGTCGGGAGATCAAGACCCCCTTTCTGGTCAAGAAAAACGCGGTGCTGACCGGCGCTTACCTGACCGATGCCCGGGTCCAGATCGATTCCCAGTACAACGAACCCTATGTTTCCATCAATTTTGATCGCAAGGGTGCACGAATATTCGAAAAGATCAGCGGCGAAAACGTCAGGAAGCGGCTGGCCATCGTGTTGGACGACAAGGTTTACTCGGCGCCGGTCATTCAGGAACGGATCAGCGGCGGCGAAGCCCGCATCACCGGTAATTTCACCGCGGAGGAGGCCAGGGATCTGGCCATCGTTCTGCGGGCGGGCGCACTTCCCGCCCCCGTAAAAGTGATGGAAGAACGCACCGTCGGGCCGTCCCTGGGCTCGGACTCCATTCGTAAGGGGCTTTTTTCCATGATCGTGGGCAGCATCCTGGTGGTGATCTTCATGGTCGTTTATTACAACATGTCCGGGCTCATCGCCGATCTCGCGCTCATTCTCAACATCGTGTTCATTGCGGCAGGGCTTGCCGTCTTTCAGGCGACGCTGACAATGCCGGGCATTGCGGGGATCATCCTGACCATCGGCATGGCCGTGGATGCCAACGTCCTCATCTTCGAACGCATCCGGGAAGAGCTGCGGATCGGCAAAACACAGCATTCGGCCGTCAACGCGGGCTACGACCGCGCCACCCTGACCATCATGGACGCCAATGTGACGACCCTCATCGCCGCCTTGGTTCTGTTTCAGTTCGGTACCGGCCCCGTCAAGGGATTTGCCGTCACCCTAAGCCTGGGAGTGATCTCAAGTCTCTTTACGGCGCTTTTCGTGACGAAAATCGTTTTCGATTATCTGCTCGTCAACCGCCGGGTCAAAAAAATCAGCATATGAATTCCGGGCGTGTAATCGGCAAGCCTTACTGGACCGAACCCATCAACCGAGGATAACGAACCATGCAGTTTATCAAATCCGACATCAATTTCGACTTTATCGGCAGAAGGAACATCGCATACTGCATCTCCGGTGTACTGCTGCTGTTGAGCATCGCCACCCTTCTTTTCCACGGCGGCCCCAAATACGGCATCGATTTTGCCGGTGGCACGGTCATTCAGGTCAAATTCGACAGCGCCGTCACTGCGGCTTCGATCAGAAAAGGGCTGGAAGAGATCGGCATCACGCAACCGACGGTTCAGGTTTTCGGAGAGGCGCAAGACCATGAGTTCCTCATCCGGAGCGATGTTTCCGAAGAAGTCTCGGAGGAGTTGCAGAACCGGATCGGAGAGACCTTGAAAACCGCCACGGGAAGCGATGTCGAGATCCGACGCGTGGAGATGGTGGGTCCGCAGGTGGGCAAGGACTTGCGGGAAAAAGCGCTTTTCGCCATGTTTTACGCCCTGCTGTTCATCACCATCTACATTTCGGGCCGATTCGAGCTCAAATGGGTACAGTCCGGGATCATGGTGGCCGTCCTCATCGGTGCGGTCTACCTGCTATCTCTTCTTAAAGTGAGCATCCCTTTTCTGATCTTGTCGGCCCTGATCGTCAGCCTGGTGCTGTTCTGGTTCCTGCAGTTCAAATACGCCATGGGCGCCATCGTGGCGCTGATCCATGACGTCACCATTACCGTGGGCGTATTCTCTCTGTTCGACAAAGAGTTTTCTCTCCCGATTATCGCAGCCCTTCTGACCATCATCGGGTATTCCCTCAACGACACCATCATCGTCTTTGACCGCATCCGGGAAAACCTTAAAAAAATCAGCAAAAATTCTCTGGATATCATCATTAATCAAAGCATCAACGAGACCCTTTCCCGGACGATCCTGACCTCCTCAACCACGCTGGTCGTGGTATTGGCGCTCTTTTTTCTGGGCGGCGGCATCATTCACGATTTCGCTTTCGCGCTGATCATCGGCATCGGTATCGGCACCTATTCGTCCATCTTCATTGCCAGTCCGATTCTTCTGGCATGGCAGAAAGCCGTCGGGAAACGATAGGCGCGAAGGGCTCGAAGACGTTGGATCCGTTGGCATCCGAATCCTTGAACAGTCTGACCGCCTGGTTC harbors:
- the secD gene encoding protein translocase subunit SecD, which encodes MKNISWRLIIVGIVLTAAVVYLLPTIAPGMWPHKQINLGLDLQGGMHLVLEVDTDKAVEGTVGRLTQEIRDALKSERLRYTRLDRVEGNVIVLSIPSTEDEKVNAVLDGEFPELRMIATSRENDAVTLRMDLPEKEVEGIKTMAVAQALETIRNRIDQFGVSEPDIRNQGENRILIQLPGIRDTQRAKELIGRTAQLEFKLLDEVNTPQDYVDKTPPPGTELLWQIDRDPNTRREIKTPFLVKKNAVLTGAYLTDARVQIDSQYNEPYVSINFDRKGARIFEKISGENVRKRLAIVLDDKVYSAPVIQERISGGEARITGNFTAEEARDLAIVLRAGALPAPVKVMEERTVGPSLGSDSIRKGLFSMIVGSILVVIFMVVYYNMSGLIADLALILNIVFIAAGLAVFQATLTMPGIAGIILTIGMAVDANVLIFERIREELRIGKTQHSAVNAGYDRATLTIMDANVTTLIAALVLFQFGTGPVKGFAVTLSLGVISSLFTALFVTKIVFDYLLVNRRVKKISI
- the secF gene encoding protein translocase subunit SecF, giving the protein MQFIKSDINFDFIGRRNIAYCISGVLLLLSIATLLFHGGPKYGIDFAGGTVIQVKFDSAVTAASIRKGLEEIGITQPTVQVFGEAQDHEFLIRSDVSEEVSEELQNRIGETLKTATGSDVEIRRVEMVGPQVGKDLREKALFAMFYALLFITIYISGRFELKWVQSGIMVAVLIGAVYLLSLLKVSIPFLILSALIVSLVLFWFLQFKYAMGAIVALIHDVTITVGVFSLFDKEFSLPIIAALLTIIGYSLNDTIIVFDRIRENLKKISKNSLDIIINQSINETLSRTILTSSTTLVVVLALFFLGGGIIHDFAFALIIGIGIGTYSSIFIASPILLAWQKAVGKR